The Lysobacter helvus nucleotide sequence GCACGCTGCCCCCGATCGGCCCGCCGCCCCCGCCGAAGTCGGCCGCGCGGTCGCGCAGCTCGACCACCATGCGCTCGGCGGTCTTCTTGCCGATGCCGGGGATGCGGGTCAGGGCCGTCACGTCGCTGGTCTGCACCAGGCGCGCGAACTCGTCGACGCTGGTGCCGGACAGCACGGCCAGCGCGATCTTCGCGCCGATGCCGCTCACCCGCTGCACGTCGCGGAACAGGCGGCGCTCGCCTTCGCGCAGGAAGCCGTACAGCGACACGCTGTCTTCCTTCTGTGCGTAGTGCGTGAACAACGCGACTTCGCGCCCGACGTCCGGCAGGTCGTAGAACGTGCTCATCGGCGCTTCGAGCTCGTAGCCCACGCCGTTGACGTCCACGACCAGCCACGGCGGCTGCTTGTGCACGAGGATTCCCTTCAGGCGTCCGATCAAGGCGTGGCTCCAGGATGGGTCAGCGACGACGCAGCAGCGCGATGCTCGCGCCGGCGCGCAACGCGGTCGCGCTCATGTGTGCGTGGGTGAGTGCGACCGCGAGCGCATCGGCGGCGTCGGCCTGCAGGCGCACGTCGGGCAGCTTCAGCAACAGGCGCACCATGTGCTGCACCTGGCCTTTTTCCGCCGCGCCGCGGCCGACCAGCGATTGCTTGATCAGGCGCGGGGCGTATTCATGCACGGCCAGGTGGCGGCGCACCACGGTAGCCAGCGCCGCGCCGCGCGCGTGCCCCAGCTTCAGCGCCGAGCTCGCGTTCTTGTCCATGAAGACGGTTTCGATGGCCACTTCGTCCGGCCGCCACGCATCGATCAGCGCTTCGAGGCCTTCGCACAACTTGCCCAGGCGCGCGGGGAAATCCGCGGCGTCCAGCAGCACCAGGGCTTCGGCATGGACGAACGTGCAACGCCCCGTCGCGTCGACGTCGATCACGCCGACGCCGGTGCGCTGGGAACCGGGGTCGATGCCGAGGATGCGGGTCACGCGCTCGAGTCTACGCCGCGTATGCGTCGGCGCCGAGGTCGGCGTTCGAGTAGACGTTCTGGACGTCGTCCAGGTCTTCCAGCCAGCGCAGCAGCTTGACCACCTGCTGGGCGGTTTCGCCGGAGACGGCGATGTCGTTGTCGGCGCGCATCGTCACTTCGGCGATGTCGGGCTTGAAACCCGTGCCTTCCATCGCGGCCTTGACCACGTCGAAGGCGTCCGGCGCGGTGAGCACGTCGATGGATCCGTCGTCGGGATAGACCACCACGTCGTCGGCGCCGGCGTCGATCGCCGCTTCGGTGATGCGGTCTTCGTCCGAGCCCGCGGCGAACGACAGCACGCCCACCTTCTTGAACATGAAGGCCACCGAGCCATCGGTGCCCAGGTTGCCGCCGAACTTGCCGAACGCATGGCGCACGTCGGCCACGGTGCGGACCTTGTTGTCCGTCAGGCAGTCCACGATCACCGCGACGCCGCCCGGGGCGTAGCCCTCGTAGCGGATTTCCTCGTAGCTCACGCCTTCCAGTTCGCCGGTGGCCTTCTTGATCGCGCGCTCGATGACGTCCTTGGACATGTTCACCGACAGGCCGCGATCGATGCCCGCGCGCAGGCGCGGGTTGGTCGCCGGATCACCGCCGCCGGCACGCGCGGCGACGCCGATCTCGCGGATCACCTTGGTGAAGATCTTGCCGCGCTGGGCATCGACGGCGTTCTTGCGGGCTTCGATGGAAGGGCCACGACCCATGGGGAACCTGATCTGCGACTGGTGCGGGGGCGCAGATTCTACTCGTGGGTGAAGCGTC carries:
- the ruvA gene encoding Holliday junction branch migration protein RuvA, with product MIGRLKGILVHKQPPWLVVDVNGVGYELEAPMSTFYDLPDVGREVALFTHYAQKEDSVSLYGFLREGERRLFRDVQRVSGIGAKIALAVLSGTSVDEFARLVQTSDVTALTRIPGIGKKTAERMVVELRDRAADFGGGGGPIGGSVPADPMSEAVVALQQLGYKPAEAVRMARDAAAAGDEAATIIRKALKSALR
- the ruvC gene encoding crossover junction endodeoxyribonuclease RuvC, yielding MTRILGIDPGSQRTGVGVIDVDATGRCTFVHAEALVLLDAADFPARLGKLCEGLEALIDAWRPDEVAIETVFMDKNASSALKLGHARGAALATVVRRHLAVHEYAPRLIKQSLVGRGAAEKGQVQHMVRLLLKLPDVRLQADAADALAVALTHAHMSATALRAGASIALLRRR
- a CDS encoding YebC/PmpR family DNA-binding transcriptional regulator; translation: MGRGPSIEARKNAVDAQRGKIFTKVIREIGVAARAGGGDPATNPRLRAGIDRGLSVNMSKDVIERAIKKATGELEGVSYEEIRYEGYAPGGVAVIVDCLTDNKVRTVADVRHAFGKFGGNLGTDGSVAFMFKKVGVLSFAAGSDEDRITEAAIDAGADDVVVYPDDGSIDVLTAPDAFDVVKAAMEGTGFKPDIAEVTMRADNDIAVSGETAQQVVKLLRWLEDLDDVQNVYSNADLGADAYAA